DNA sequence from the Chryseobacterium turcicum genome:
CATCAACTTCTTCATAAGAACTTCTTCCTGCTGCTGCTATTAGCTCATTACACGTATGCAAAGTATTTTTATGGAAATGATACACCCTCTCAGCTTTATCTGTTACATCAAGCCCTTTAATCAACATTTTATCCTGCGTAGCCACACCCGTTGGACAATTGTTGTTATTACACCTTAACGCCTGAATACAGCCAAGAGAAAACATAAATCCTCTCGCATTATTACAGATATCTGCTCCCATTGCAACTGCTCGAAGAATATCTAAACTTGTCAGTACTTTTCCGCTGGCAATGATTCGCAATTTATCTCTAAGATTATAGTTTCTTAATGTACGATTCACAAATATCAAAGCTGGTTCCAGCGGCATTCCTACTCCATCAGAAAATTCAGGGGGTGCAGCTCCGGTACCTCCTTCTGCGCCATCAATGGTAATAAAATCGGGATAAATTTTCAATACATTCATTTGAACACAAATATCTTCAAACTCTTTGGTATCACCGATACACAGCTTAAAACCGACAGGCTTGCCTCCAGAAAGTTCTCTCAAATGCTGTACAAACCTCAACAATCCGGGAGCATCTGAAAAAGAAGAATGCGAAGGTGGCGAAATAATAGTCATTCCCGGTTTTACATGACGAATTTTAGCAATCTCAGGCGTATTTTTCACCCCAGGTAACACTCCACCATGGCCAGGTTTTGCTCCTTGAGATAATTTAATCTCAATCATTTTTACATTAGGAAGAGTAGAATATTTTGCGAACAATTCAGGATTAAACTTACCTTCATCATCTCTGCAACCAAAATATCCGGTTCCTATTTGCCAACATAAATCTCCTCCTTCCAAATGGTAAGGTGAGATACCTCCTTCTCCTGTATTATGATAAAAGTTTCCTTTTTTTGCTCCTTTATTTAAAGAAATCTGAGCCCTGTCACTTAATGCACCAAAACTCATCGCTGAAATATTAAATAACGAAGAATGATAAGGCTGAGTACATTGCTCACCACCTATCCAAACTCTAGGAAGCTCTTCTTGTGGAGATTTAGCATAAATAGAATGCTTAATTCCTTCATACTTTCTATGATTTACTTCTAATTGAGTTCCAAAAGGCACGGTATCGCTTATATTTTTTGAACGCCTATACACCGCAGAACGCTGGTTTCTGGGAAATGGCTTCCCGTCTGTTTCTCTTTCAATAAAATACTGCTGCATTTCAGGCGAAATATCTTCAAAGAAGTACCTAAAATACCCCAAAACAGGAAAATTCCTTAGAATTGCATGTTTTGTTTGGTAAGAGTTATAGACTCCCAATGCATAAATTGCTGTTAACAGCGTAGGAATCCAGTAATGTGCTTTGATTAATAATGCCACAACCCATGTAGCAGCTACCAAAACAATTCCCCAAGATAAGAACTTATCTCTCATAAGAATATAGATTTAAAACGTTAAAGAATAAATTTAGTGGAAATAAAGCAAATAGACTATGCTTTTGCTAAAAAACTTTCGTAAGACGATAGCACAGTGACCGTGCCATCTGACAGGATTTTTTCTAAATTTAGAAATTCAATTTTATTCACTGATCCTTGGTCAAAATCTTTCTGCACTCGCACATAGTTTTCTGTGAAGCCGTACATTTTGCCATCTTTATTTTCGTGTTCCCAAAGAACGGGAAGTGTTTTACCAAGCTGAGTTTGGTAGAATGCCATTTTCTTTTTTTCAGAAAGAATTCTAAGCATTTTGTTGCGTTTTTTTCGTTCCGGAATAGGAACAACGCCAGACATGCCTACAGCTTCTGTATTTTCTCTTTCAGAATAGGTGAAAACATGCAAATAACTGATAGGAAGCTCATTCAGAAAGTTATATGTTTCCATGAATAGCTCTTCGGTTTCCCCAGGAAAACCAACGATTACATCAACGCCAATAGCCGCATCGGGCATTACTTCGCGAATTTTATGAACTCTATCGTTATATAATTTGGTAAGATAACGACGTTTCATTTTTTTCAACAACTCATCGCTTCCTGATTGCAAGGGAATGTGAAAATGCGGAACAAAACTCTTGCTTTTGGAAACCAATTCGATGCTTTCATCTTTTAAAAGATTTGGCTCAATAGAAGAAATACGGATTCTTTCAATTCCTTCCACCTGATTAAGCTCAGAAATTAAATCTAAAAAAGTATGCTCGTGTCTTTTGTTTCCGAATTCACCTTTACCGTAATCACCAATGTTTACGCCAGTTAAAACAATTTCCTTGATATCTCTTTCAGCAATTTCTTTGGCATTTTTCAGAACATTCTCGATAGTATCTGAACGAGAAATTCCTCTTGCTAAAGGAATTGTACAATAAGTACATTTATAATCACAACCGTCCTGTACTTTCAAAAAAGCTCTGGTTCGGTCTCCAATGGAATAACTTCCGATAAAGAAATCTGTTTCTTCAATTTCACAAGAGTGCACCACACCTTCGCTTTCAGACTTTTCTAAATCGTCGAGATAGCTTAAAATGTTGAATTTTTCTTTGGCTCCAAGAACCAAATCGACTCCGTTAATCTGTGAAATTTCTTCAGGTTTCAACTGAGCGTAACATCCAACAATCACCACCAAACCTTCAGGATTGGCTTTCATGGCTCTTTTTACATGAAGTTTACATTCTCTGTCTGCATTTTCGGTAACCGAGCACGTATTGATTACATAAATATCTGCTTTATCATCAAAACTTACTTTATCATAACCTGCATCTGTTAATTGACGGGCAATAGTAGATGTTTCCGCAAAATTTAATTTGCAGCCAAGAGTATGAAATGCGGCCGTTCTATGAAAGTGAGACATTTATTTTCCTGAATTTTCTGGGTGCAAAGGTAATCAAATTTAATATAATTTTTAAATTGATTTAGTCTATAGTTTATAATCGTCTCTTACTTCGGAGGTATTCACAAAACAGACAGAAGAAGAATTCTGAATTTCTACCTCATCATTTTTTTGTAAATCTCTGATGCATTGCTCTCTTATTTCCCAAATTTCATTCAGGCTATAAGGAATATTTTCATCAGAAAGCCATTTTTTAAGAAAATTTTTATGAAACGAAATTTTTTCGGTTACAATCTCATTATGCTCTATTTCCTTTTCAATCAGTAATTTATTTTTAAACTGTGAATATTTTGAGTCCGGTTTTGTAAAATCAAAATATTCATCATTAATCTTGAGATAATTGTGAGCTTCGGGAATATAATTTAAACTAAACTTGCCTAAAGTATTTTTAATTTTAAAAGTATATTCTGCATCCATTTTAAAGATCCCAATAATAAGCTTCACATCAGACTGATGATTTTCAAGTGCCAATTTTCTCAGTGCTGCATGTTTTGTGCTGCAAGTACCACCCAAATCATCAAAAACACATTTAATATTATTTTTATCAGTATTCCTTTTGTAAGGTAATTCTGAAACATATTTGCAGGCAGAATGAAAATCTAAAATACTTCTATTTAAAAATTCTTCGGAAATAATTTCTGTATTTTTATTTATGATAAAATTTTTCATTTTTCAGAGAATTTATCTTTCATATCATGATTAAAGTCTGATGATTTATTTCTTGCAATAGATAGTGTTTTCCAATCTTCATTTTTCACCATTTTAGCAATAAAAACAATCTGACCGATATGATACGGATAATGTGCCAATTGTCTGAAAACCGCGTCAATCACCGAATGCGCTTCGTTTCTGATATAGATTGTAGAATATAAATTTTCATCATTAATTTGATTCAAAGCATCAAAAAGACATTTCCATCCTTTTTCCCAATAATCTAACACTTCTGTTTTGGTTTTAAAAGTATTTACAAATTCTTCATCACGGTTTCGCCAAGATTTTTCGCCATCTTCTGTTAAAAAATTAGTCCATCTTGAAAGCATATTTCCTGCAATATGCTTTACAATAACCGCAATTGAATTGCTCTCTTCGTTGAATTGCCAGAAAATTTGGTCATCTGAAAGCTGTTCAAATGATTTATCACCGAGCATTTTGTAGTACTCGAAACGTTTTATAAATAAATCTTTCATCCTTATAATTTAAAACCAATTTACAGTTTTTTCCGTATATAAATCTAAAGAATATGATGATTTGTAAGATTAGTAATTTCATGAAAGATTTAAACTCACTTAATCCTGAACATCTTGAAAAGTGGTTTACAGATGAAAGCATAATATGGATTCCGCCAACTAAAGAAATATCGGGAAAGAATAGAATTATAGCTTTATTTAGAGCTATTTTCAGACGTTATGAAAAAATCGAGTGGCGTGTTTCTGAAATTTTCCATTTAGGAAATAATAAATATTTTTATCAAACCTCATCTTCAGGAAATATGAATGGTAAAGGGACTTATAATAATGAAATATGTACCGTTGTACAGTTTTCAGAATGTGGAAAAATACTTTATCTCTCAGATTATTTTAAAGATACAAAAGTGTTTTAATCAATAAAAGCCATCTTTTGCAAGACGGCTTTTGTTGTATTTAATAATTTTTAATTATTCTCTATTTTTCAATAACACCCAACCTGAGTATTTAATCGGGGTATTTTTTTTGTCATTTTCATTCCATGATACAGAATACCAGTAATTTCCGGTAGGAACTTTCTTATTCCCTGCAGTACCATCCCATTTGTAATGATTTAGTTTATCTGCCTGGAAAATTTTGTTTCCGTATCTGTCGAAGACATTAAAAATCAAATTCTGTTTATGCGCCAAAGCAGAATAATCTATGACATCGTTGATGCCATCTCCGTTTGGTGTGATAACATTCACAAGATTCGGAACAACAATTTCTATTTCTATTGGCTCACAATCATAAGCATCTTTTACATAGATTTTATGGTCACCTCTTTTCACATTCGCAAATACGTTAGAATCTTGCCAAACACCGCCATCTATTGAATATCTGTAAGGAGCCTTTCCTCCATTTACATTTACCGTTACAGTCGTATTAGAAATATCAACACTTGTAATCACCGGCTGTTCTGAAGCATATACTTTTACGCTTTGCAAAGCAACACAACTACCAGTTTTTAATTTCACCCAGTAAGTTCCTACACCTACACCAGAAATAGTTTGCGTTGTAGCACCAGTACTCCATTCGTACCCATCAAATCCTGCGCCTGCATCCAAAGTGGTTTTATCTTCTATACAAATTATTTTATCTTTTAAAACTGAAGAATACACCGGAGGAATGACTTCTAATTTAATTTTCGCAATTCCATAACAACTATTTCCATCAATAACTTTCACATACACTACCCCATTTGGAGAAATAAAATTGGTGAAGGGTATTATTTCGTTTGTACCATTCGTAGCGTCTGTAAGAGAAGGATAATATTTTTTTGTAGTCGCCTGAGCAGTGACCGAAGCAGTTGTAAGGTCAAAAGAAGCGGTTTTAAGATTAAAATCAAATGTACAAGCTCTTAATGTAGCATCATTTACAACAACTTCAGGGTAAAAGCGCAAAGTGATTACTGCATTATCAGAGCAACCGTCTGTTGTTTGTACATGTGCATAAACAACCCCTTCAGCTGAAACATGCTGGCTCGGGTTAACAATTTGATTTATTCCTGCATTTAGGTCAGCCATGGTTAAGTAATAGGTTATCGCTACACCTCCACCACCAAAAACATTCGCAGTGGTTAAATTAAATGTACCCTGACCTTTTTTGTTATTGTTACAAGCATAAATCGTTGCATTACTAGCTGTAATATTTCCTAATTTAAATTTAAAAGCACCAATTTGTCGGCAAGAATTAAGGTTATTTGTAGGATTCGTTGGATCTTGATAATGAATACTATAATAATACGTCGTCGTTGTATTTACAATCAAAGGTACAGTAATAGGGCTTGCTCCCGAAAGTGCATTATTCTGTGTGGTATGATAAGTCACAACAAAATTCGGATTTCCATTTAAAATCCCGGGAGTAAGTGTCGTGAAATCAAACAAAGCAGGACTTGAACAGATAAGAACTTCACGAGGATTATTTGGGTTAGCCGCAGGAATTCCTGGTGGTAAAAACGGATTCGGTTGCAATGTTGGGTTGGTAAAAGGAGACGCCAAAGTAGCCGTTCCACCCCAAGTCAATGAAAAAGGCGCGGTTGTACTACCACCTGCTCCTACCCAGTTATCTAAATATAAATAATACGTTTCTCCCGCAATTACATCTAGATACCGACAATATGGGGTTGTAGAACCTCCCGCAGCACTTAATAATGTACTCGTCATATTCAATCCAGTAGAAGCGCCTACTCCGATTACCGTTGCGGCATTACATCGAATAGGTGCACCTAAATTTCCGCATGTAACATTGGGGCCATACATTGCCCAATCATAATCTGCATTGGGATTGGTGGGAACCAAATCAAAAGTAAGGGTTCCACTGGTAGCAATCGTTAATTTATACCATATTGAATTGTGTTCTCCCTCTGTGAGACAACCTCCTAATGTTTCATTTACAAGACCAATTCCTGTAGGACTATAGGTAATATTCGAATTTCCACAAACCGCTAAAGCAGTAGCACAATCTGCCTGCGAGTAAAACGTTTGTGAAATACAAAAAAGAATAAATAGTAGAGTTTTTTTCATGTCTTATTTGATTATTAGTTAAAGTATACCAAATGTACTCAAATTTAATTAATATCACCAAATATTGACAAAAAGTAAATTTTAACCAATATAATCGATATAAACTTGTATTATTTACATTGATTTTAAAGACTATTTGATATTAGTCATATTACCACAAAGGTTGTCGAGATGGAAAATTTTATGGAAAGGGCTTTTCACATGATGTAAATGTTCTTTGTCTTGAATAAAAGTATATCGTGATGCAATAGAATTCATATCCGAAACAATCACCAGCCAACATTCATCTACAGAAGTGTCATAATAAGGGAATTTTTCGTTCTTTTTTTCGATGAGCTCAATGATTTTTTCAGAACACAACTCATCAAAAAGGCTCATATTGTATTCATAGGTGATAAAAACATTTCTGCGATGAGAAGATTTTCTTATATTTTTTACACAACCAATCGGTTTACCTTTTTTAATGCTTTTATAAATATTTAAAATAATTTCCTCCTGATTTTCGAGAGAATCAAATTTAATATTTGAATGAAATTCTAAAAAATAAACACCACGATATTTCGTAGTGTCTTCTTGTTCTAGGACTATTTCTGCCTGACGGAAAATTTTATTTAAGTTACTCTCCATCTTTTTCATTTCAAGATGATTGATTACTTCGGTTAATTCTATTCCGATTTTTTTTTCGTTAAGTGTGGCGATAAAGTCTGGGCTTTCGCAGGTGAGATCATCAAAGGTAACTTCAGGAAAATGATGCATAAAAGAATTAAGCAATAAGATTTCTGCTTTTTTCTTGTATTTTTCGCGGTCATGAAGTTTTGATTCATCAATCTTTTGGTGATATTTTTCTATCGGCTTTTTTTTCAAATGTCGATTGAGGTAATACAGGCTGAGATTTTTTATTAAATCTTCATCAGAAAATGGTCTTTTCATGTGTGGTCTTTTAAAAGTTAATAATGACACATGGTTTTCACGTTTTAGACTGAAAGTTTTTGATAATCAAAAATTTACACTTAAAGGTAATTAAAAATAAGATTCAACAGCCTCTTTTTAAATAATTTATCATATTATTAATGTAAAGTTTATTTCCTTAATTATATATTTACTTTTTCTAACACAAACAATGATTTTATGGATTTCAGAAATTTCAAAATGCCTTTCAGCATCAATCCAAAATATTCTAAAAAAGTTGCCTATTTTTCGATGGAGTTTGCTCTAGAGCAGGTTTTAAAAATATATTCCGGCGGTTTAGGATTTTTAGCAGGTTCACATATGAGAAGTGCCTACAATCTTAATCAAGATTTAGTAGGAATCGGAATTTTATGGAAATTCGGTTATTACGACCAGGCGAGAAATCACGATCAGACTTTACAACCTACATGGACGAGAAAAATGTACA
Encoded proteins:
- a CDS encoding T9SS type B sorting domain-containing protein; the encoded protein is MKKTLLFILFCISQTFYSQADCATALAVCGNSNITYSPTGIGLVNETLGGCLTEGEHNSIWYKLTIATSGTLTFDLVPTNPNADYDWAMYGPNVTCGNLGAPIRCNAATVIGVGASTGLNMTSTLLSAAGGSTTPYCRYLDVIAGETYYLYLDNWVGAGGSTTAPFSLTWGGTATLASPFTNPTLQPNPFLPPGIPAANPNNPREVLICSSPALFDFTTLTPGILNGNPNFVVTYHTTQNNALSGASPITVPLIVNTTTTYYYSIHYQDPTNPTNNLNSCRQIGAFKFKLGNITASNATIYACNNNKKGQGTFNLTTANVFGGGGVAITYYLTMADLNAGINQIVNPSQHVSAEGVVYAHVQTTDGCSDNAVITLRFYPEVVVNDATLRACTFDFNLKTASFDLTTASVTAQATTKKYYPSLTDATNGTNEIIPFTNFISPNGVVYVKVIDGNSCYGIAKIKLEVIPPVYSSVLKDKIICIEDKTTLDAGAGFDGYEWSTGATTQTISGVGVGTYWVKLKTGSCVALQSVKVYASEQPVITSVDISNTTVTVNVNGGKAPYRYSIDGGVWQDSNVFANVKRGDHKIYVKDAYDCEPIEIEIVVPNLVNVITPNGDGINDVIDYSALAHKQNLIFNVFDRYGNKIFQADKLNHYKWDGTAGNKKVPTGNYWYSVSWNENDKKNTPIKYSGWVLLKNRE
- a CDS encoding FMN-binding glutamate synthase family protein, with the translated sequence MRDKFLSWGIVLVAATWVVALLIKAHYWIPTLLTAIYALGVYNSYQTKHAILRNFPVLGYFRYFFEDISPEMQQYFIERETDGKPFPRNQRSAVYRRSKNISDTVPFGTQLEVNHRKYEGIKHSIYAKSPQEELPRVWIGGEQCTQPYHSSLFNISAMSFGALSDRAQISLNKGAKKGNFYHNTGEGGISPYHLEGGDLCWQIGTGYFGCRDDEGKFNPELFAKYSTLPNVKMIEIKLSQGAKPGHGGVLPGVKNTPEIAKIRHVKPGMTIISPPSHSSFSDAPGLLRFVQHLRELSGGKPVGFKLCIGDTKEFEDICVQMNVLKIYPDFITIDGAEGGTGAAPPEFSDGVGMPLEPALIFVNRTLRNYNLRDKLRIIASGKVLTSLDILRAVAMGADICNNARGFMFSLGCIQALRCNNNNCPTGVATQDKMLIKGLDVTDKAERVYHFHKNTLHTCNELIAAAGRSSYEEVDASMFMRGDEFEHLSDKYFPDILGNVR
- a CDS encoding DUF1572 domain-containing protein, which encodes MKDLFIKRFEYYKMLGDKSFEQLSDDQIFWQFNEESNSIAVIVKHIAGNMLSRWTNFLTEDGEKSWRNRDEEFVNTFKTKTEVLDYWEKGWKCLFDALNQINDENLYSTIYIRNEAHSVIDAVFRQLAHYPYHIGQIVFIAKMVKNEDWKTLSIARNKSSDFNHDMKDKFSEK
- the mtaB gene encoding tRNA (N(6)-L-threonylcarbamoyladenosine(37)-C(2))-methylthiotransferase MtaB; translated protein: MSHFHRTAAFHTLGCKLNFAETSTIARQLTDAGYDKVSFDDKADIYVINTCSVTENADRECKLHVKRAMKANPEGLVVIVGCYAQLKPEEISQINGVDLVLGAKEKFNILSYLDDLEKSESEGVVHSCEIEETDFFIGSYSIGDRTRAFLKVQDGCDYKCTYCTIPLARGISRSDTIENVLKNAKEIAERDIKEIVLTGVNIGDYGKGEFGNKRHEHTFLDLISELNQVEGIERIRISSIEPNLLKDESIELVSKSKSFVPHFHIPLQSGSDELLKKMKRRYLTKLYNDRVHKIREVMPDAAIGVDVIVGFPGETEELFMETYNFLNELPISYLHVFTYSERENTEAVGMSGVVPIPERKKRNKMLRILSEKKKMAFYQTQLGKTLPVLWEHENKDGKMYGFTENYVRVQKDFDQGSVNKIEFLNLEKILSDGTVTVLSSYESFLAKA
- a CDS encoding nuclear transport factor 2 family protein — its product is MKDLNSLNPEHLEKWFTDESIIWIPPTKEISGKNRIIALFRAIFRRYEKIEWRVSEIFHLGNNKYFYQTSSSGNMNGKGTYNNEICTVVQFSECGKILYLSDYFKDTKVF